The following are encoded together in the Diachasmimorpha longicaudata isolate KC_UGA_2023 chromosome 3, iyDiaLong2, whole genome shotgun sequence genome:
- the LOC135160724 gene encoding superoxide dismutase [Cu-Zn]-like — MKVIALILVIASVAAAQQIQAVVRIMPHNSQSTANGTIKFMQDKPNGPVTVTGTITGLKPGKHGFHIHEKGDLTQNCTSFGAHFNPENKTHGAPTDTERHIGDLGNIEANDQSVATIHIVDKVISLSGPHSIIGRGVVVHSGVDDLGKNEDQGSKTTGNAGDRVGCGVIGIMSPTGKLPGSSATTMSHTIGMLLLSVVMTFFGQQG; from the exons ATGAAAGTCATTGCCCTCATCTTGGTGATCGCCTCAGTCGCTGCTGCACAG CAAATTCAAGCCGTGGTAAGGATTATGCCCCATAATTCACAATCAACGGCGAACGGCACGATCAAGTTCATGCAGGATAAGCCTAATGGACCTGTCACTGTGACTGGAACAATTACTGGATTGAAACCTGGCAAGCATGGATTCCATATCCACGAGAAGGGAGACCTCACTCAGAACTGCACATCATTTGGTGCCCACTTCAATCCCGAGAAT AAAACTCACGGAGCTCCTACGGACACTGAAAGGCACATTGGAGATCTTGGAAATATTGAAGCCAATGACCAGAGTGTAGCTACCATCCACATCGTTGATAAAGTCATCTCCTTGAGTGGACCTCACAGTATCATTGGACGTGGTGTCGTTGTTCACAGTGGTGTTGATGACTTGGGGAAGAATGAAGACCAAGGATCAAAAACCACTGGCAATGCTGGTGATCGTGTAGGATGCGGTGTTATCGGTATCAT GTCCCCAACCGGAAAACTGCCAGGTTCATCAGCTACAACTATGTCTCATACCATTGGCATGCTTCTACTGTCAGTAgtcatgacattttttggtcAACAAGGCTGA